The sequence ttataaaagaaagaaagtaggtttcaattcaatttatcgTCAGAAATCTTCGTGAACAACACTAAACATTTGTGTATGAGAAAAGAAGTTGGTTCTCGATCATAGTTAGGTCTTTTGCCACATCACATTAATATTTCTGGTTGCGATTAAATCAATAAACGATCGCCAAAATATAGACATTAAATTGATGTTCTTATAGTCGCAAGCTAATCAGTAGGTATACGACCACCAAAATGTAGTCAAACTAATGAAAATAACTACTTGGTCGTTAACTAGTCTGTATACGACCACCAAAATGAAGTCAAACTAATGAAAATAACTACGTGGTCGTTAACTAGTCTGTATACGACCACCAAAATGTAGTCAAACTAATGAAAATAACTACGTGGTCGTTAACTAGTCTGTATACGACCACCAAAATGTAGTCAAACTAATGAAAATAACTACGTGGTCGTTAACTAGTCTGTATACGCCCGCAAAAAACTGAGACTTTTGTATGTAATAAAATTGGTGGTCGACAGATGATCCGTTCCCGACCACTTTGTATTTAGCTATCTTAATACATTTAGATTTCTAGGTTTTATCTATATTTTGCTGGTCGCAATCTGACATCTAAATAAAGCATGTTTATTAGGATGCCAAGAAACAATAACATTTACACCCATATAAAGCTGCATGTTAGAAAAGCTGAAATAAGATTCGATGAAAACCGCTCTTTTACGACCATGTGTTCGTAAACGGAAGGAAGCTAAGTTTTAGTCAGCCCATTGGCGACCAccctttatttatattaaataaaccaTTTTTTGAATCAAATATGGACTCAAAGATATATTTCAATCATACTCTAACACCTCAAGTGCAATAAGTATGCACAAACTTTACTAAAAACATGTTTTACTTACTGTTGAAGTTTGCCTCCtcactaattttttattaactttttgcTCCAAAATCGACACATGCGCTCCGTCTCAGATTCGTCAACTCACTGAGAGACACTAACAAATACTGGGTCAGCCAAATTTTACTTGAGGGAAAGAGATGGACAGAGCATGCTCTTGCAGCAAAATGAACGATCGCTGCGTTATTATTACAACTATTTTTGGTTGTTTTCTGAAAAATGGTCGGGAACAGGCTGTGGTCGCCAAACCGGCCAAATGACCTATACCTGTGCAAAAAACCACGTTaatccgtttctccgttgcgacgtgattgaaggacaaaccaacaaacaaacacactttcgcatttataataagggtactgattcttgCTTCAACAAAAAATACCTACGTAATATACTAAAATCAAAATGATACAGAAAAGACATTCCTCAGGGCGCATGCCTCTGCACATTTTTctattgatattaattttattgtttgtaatattttttattacccGCCAGCCCAAAAGGAGGGTAtttgtttgacctgtatgtatgtacgcTCATAACTATTCAACggctcaactgattttgataaaagatATGTGATACTCATAAATAGACATCGAAATATATGCATTTGCATAAAACTAACAACTGCatttttgcatattttagtACTTTTTCAGTGATAGTGCATATTTCAGTATCATATCGCATAGTTCACTatcaaaaaatatgtattatggTTTTTAAGGTTAATGTGAGGGCTGAAAAAGATCCAGTGCAAACTGCAATcagggttttttgaaaactttttaaattacttgaaCACAAgtaattaataacaattaatttGATTGTTTTAGCTAAACCAAATTGTGATGTGTGTAATAAATTGGAACAAAATCTTGACAGTATGTATGATGATTTTGTGAAGCACATGAATGCTCTAACTGTGAAAGCAGTTAACAGTCATTTATCCAGACTCTACAGTCCAACCAAAGAGCCGGCAGTTGTATTTTTCAGACATGGAGTTCCTTTGCTCTATGATGGTATGAAACCTTATTCCATTGGGCACTAATTTTACTATAGTGTTAACCTACGAAAGAGGAAATGTGACTGACCATTTTCGTCCAACCTTTTCACTATATTAATTTATGAGATTTAAAAGTTAAGTTCCACTCAGACTAAGAAACaagagacttgtcagacgcgtatacctgaaagggacaaaacaacaaaagaaataatactcacgtataaaaggttatgtttcatcatttattttacacagcaatgcaccataaatggcttctacacaccttcaatactaaatttaaaacagaaaactaaataaaaactcgtaatattcacAATTACTAATTAAtctcacagaggtttgttgggcacaaagtacaacgtgcccaacaaaaaaaagctaaactatgacaaagacaaaaactgtgttttatgtctctatcactcttcagagcttttctatgcacctagcttgctctaacaaggtattattattttaatgccaagtctccttAATACTTAGCCTGAGTAAGTTCCATAATAAATTGTGATCTAACTTAAATGTCATTATTTAATATTCATTCATATTTGTTCATATATGAGATTTAGGACATACTGTCTCAAAAGTAAACTTTGAGAAGATTGacactatttttatttctggCAGTTCAGTTTTATGTTCAACTTACTTAGCTTGAAACTTATAGGACTAAactttttataaattgaatGGTTGAATGGTTCCAAAGTTTaacaatatatacatatatcacttaaaataaccataaattaacatttttttaaaatataataactatgtatattgGGCAATATACACACttaattatgtaaatttatttttgtgttaatttaaaaataggcgAACCAGAGGAAAATGAACTTTATgggtttttggaaaaaaatcagACTCCAGCAGTCAAAGAGTTAACGGATAAAATTTTTGAGCACATGACACAAGCAGCTACTGGTTCTACCACAGGGGATTGGTTTATCATGTTGTAAGTACTGtcttacttatttttagggttccgtacctcaaaaggaaaaacggaacccttataggatcactttgttgtctgtcggtctgtcaaaaaacctatagggtacttcccgttgtcctagaatcatggaattcggcaggtaggtagatcgtatagcagacattaggggaaaatctaaaaatcgtgtatttgtagttacatcacacaaaaaaaaattgtggtcatgaactaaaaattagtgttttctattttgaaaaatgaatactcgtggggtatctatggataggtcttcaagaatgatattgaggtttctaatatcatttttttctaaactgaatagtttgcgcgagagacacttcgtgggcgagtccgactcgcacttggccggttttttattattcttattttaagAACTATGTATTTTAGCATCTTTTGTAATGTAATTTTTATGCTTTTGTTAAAGTTATGGAGCATCCTGTGTGGAATGTCAAAGGTTGCATGCAGTTTGGGAAAGTGTGGGAGCAACATTACGTGGACGAATTAATGTTGCCAGAGTTGATGCTAATCTAGCTGGGCTCAATACAGCCAAGAGGTTTAAAGTTGCTAAACTTCCAGCTTTTCTCTTGTAAGTTTAACTActttttaattaactttattaGTTCTAAATGCTTGTATAGTGCGCGACTTGAAGTTGGCAAAAGGTTTGTAAACCCTGTGTCAATATCTGTCGTCTGTGCCCCTGTGTGGTGTATACGCGTACatgtcacacacacacacaaacgtaCGAaattgtcttcactttttaaaatacaatcatATGAGCATTGCCTATTTGGAGTTTTATGATATCtttgatattatataaaaggtataagtcccgcaaattactattgcgctggaaccatgtctcattaacatcgaaatgacgtcattttgacgtcagctgaaataaaaatatacctaccatcagctcaaaacttcagtctagtgctgacgtcactaaaatggcggccacgcgcattagcaatttgcgggacttatataattATCTTTTCTTTTACCCAAGTGAAGCCAGACGGATCAGATAGTAAGTTGCTGATAGTTGTGTACACTAATTGTGTGTGATGTGTcatatacctacaatctacataacataatattatagctgtATGAGTAAATATTTCTATTAGAAAGGAGTCAATATCAGttattaaattgaaattaaattatgttataAGTGATTAATGGTTGGTTGGTTGTTTCAGCTTCCGTCTTGGAAAAGTTTATCGATATGACTTACCAAAGAGAGATATCAAATCATTTGTTTCCTTTGCCCAGGATTGGTACAAAAATTCAAAAGGTGAACCGGTACCACTTCTTTCATCACCATTGTAAGTCaaacataatacataatatatagtccatacaaaatgtctcctcacgcgccattttaactctatgggtcaactatcatgtcaaaagtacggttcactaaaatcatacttttgtcatgaaatttgacacaaaaagttaaaatggcgcgtgaggagttagaatTTACGCGTTAGAAGTGATATTTCTTTAACAAATTCAAAGACTAAAAACCTTATGTATATATGGATCTTAAAAagtggatttttttatttcagtgaTGAATTGGTAGATTGGTCTGTTGAAATGATCAAATTCAGCATAGCTTTTGGCTTGGATATATTAGCAAGATATCCTTGGATCTGGCAGATAGGACTAGCAGGATTTGGTCTTGTTGCAATAACAGCCCTTATAGCATTAATCAAAGCAGGAAAAACAAAACCTAAAGAACCTAAAGAAGTTAAGAAAGAGAAGAAGAGCAAATGAGTTGGTCAAGgtttttatgatattttagTATGACCAgtgaaaaaatattgttatcagGGTAGGaattttgcatttatttatCCGTCCTAGTTTTTGAGCATGtgataatactttttttaactactgaggtatacttacctataagttGCATAAAAATCCCATATATTAAGTAAAATgactttttgtattttt is a genomic window of Maniola hyperantus chromosome 12, iAphHyp1.2, whole genome shotgun sequence containing:
- the LOC117986882 gene encoding thioredoxin domain-containing protein-like, whose protein sequence is MHILSFCLLCFIILKVQCQTLQNVSDDELLQLIKEEEKLIVLFSKPNCDVCNKLEQNLDSMYDDFVKHMNALTVKAVNSHLSRLYSPTKEPAVVFFRHGVPLLYDGEPEENELYGFLEKNQTPAVKELTDKIFEHMTQAATGSTTGDWFIMFYGASCVECQRLHAVWESVGATLRGRINVARVDANLAGLNTAKRFKVAKLPAFLFFRLGKVYRYDLPKRDIKSFVSFAQDWYKNSKGEPVPLLSSPFDELVDWSVEMIKFSIAFGLDILARYPWIWQIGLAGFGLVAITALIALIKAGKTKPKEPKEVKKEKKSK